GTCATGGACGAGTACCTCTATGCTCTCGTGACGTGAAGGGCGGACATGTAGGAAGGATTGCCCTGAGGATATTTTTTTTATCTCAAAAGAGGGAGAGGTTCCGGACTCCTGCATGCAGGTGTGGCATCTGTCTCCCGGTGCTTGCGCCGTCCTATCCCTGTCCGCTCCACAGATCGTCCCAGTACCGGTTGACCGCCTGCCGGTAGATCTCGACATACTCCGGCGACGGGACGAGGGGTTCTTCGAGGCGCTGTCTCGTCCCCTCGGAGAGTCTGCCGGCCGTCACCACCTCTCCCCCGGCCGCCCGCACCTGGTCCCTGTACCGTGCGACCGCCTCCGCAGCGGCCGGTTCTGTCAGCCAGGGCCCCCCGCCGCGATAGATCTCGGCGACGAACTCGGTCTTGTAGTTCCGTGCCATCCGCTGTGCGAGGAGCCTGAGCACCTGAAAATGGCTCTGTTCGGGGAAACCGCAGTTTGCGATCATCACGAACGTCGGGATCTTCCCGCCCCTACTGGGATGGACGGTCTCTCCCCCCGCGTCCACGACAAAATGGGGGTCTGCGAGCGGGAGGAGGCGGTCGATGAAGATCTTCAGGCGACTGGAGACATTGTCGTTGTGGAGGGGCGTTGCGAAGACGACGATGTCGGCGGAGGAGTACAGGCCGATCAACTCCGCCATATCGTCTTTCAGGACGCACCTCCCTGCCGGGGACGCCCAGCACTGAAAACACCCGAGGCAGTGATCGATCTTTTTCTCCGCGAGGAAGACGTTCTCCACATCGGCGCCCGCCTGCGCCGCCCCTTCGAGGAAGGCGTCGACCATGACGTGCGTGTTGCTCTCCTCCCCCTTCGGACTCCCGTTGAATGCGACGACTTTCATGTGCTCCACCGTCGTCTGATCGATGCGGGGCGGGTAATAAAGGTGTGGGCCGCGGGGTGTGAGGGGGCATATCCCTGTTTTTGAGTGGTTATAACCATACAGAAACATAGATTTATGCCGGGTTATAACCCTACAAAATATCGTGGCTGATCTCCTTGAACTCCTGGTCGCGCTGAACCCCTGGTGGAGCAGCAGAGATTTCGAAACTGGTGTGCGGCGGGAGCGTTATCTTGCGAAGATCAAAAAATATTGCGCCTCCGGGGAGATCGTGGTCCTCAGCGGCGTCAGGCGCTCGGGCAAGACCACCCTCCTGTACCAGATGATCCACGACCTGATCCATACGCAGGGCGTCGACCCGAGATCGATCCTCTTTGTCAACTGCGACGAACCCGCCCTCGCCCGCCTCGACCACCCGCTGGAGACGGTGCTTGACACCTACCGATCAGAGGTCTGGAGCGAGGAGGGTGCCTGGCTCGTCTTCGACGAAGTCCAGGCAATCGCCGGATGGGAGAGGTGGGTCAAGGCAACCTATGACCGCGGGCAGTTCAGGCTGGTGATATCGGGGTCTTCCTCCTATCTTCTCGACTCTGAGATCTCGACCCTGATCAGCGGGAGATATCTGGCTGTCACGGTCTACCCCCTCGATTTTTCGGAGTACCTCCTCTTTCGGGGAGTGAAGATCGGCGCCGACCCGATTGCGCTCACGGCGATGAAGTACGACCTTTTACGCCTTCTCGGGCAGTACATCCGTGAAGGAGGTTTCCCGCAGGCCGTGCGACAGGTCTATGAGGGCATGAAGGTCGACCAGCTCAGGGCGTACTATGACAGCATCGTCTACCGCGATATCGTCCGGGTGAACGAGGTGCGCAACCAGCGAGCGATGAGCGATCTCCTCTCCTACCTCCTGACCAACATCTCCTCGCCCTATTCCTACCGGCAGCTGGAGAGGGTGCTGGGGATCGAAGCGACGACGATCCAGGAGTACATCCACTATGCCGAGATGGCGAGGGTGCTCTTCGAGGTCCAGTACTTCAGTTATTCCCTGAAGGTGCAGGCACGGAACAGCAAGAAGGTCTACTGCATCGATACCGGGCTGAGGAATGCCGTCTCGTTCACGTTCTCGGCCGATGAAGGGCGGTGTGTCGAGAACCTGGTCTTCCTCGAACTGCGGCGGCGGGGGTACGAGCCCTATTACTGGAAAAAATCGGGAGAGGTGGATTTTGTCCTGAAAAACCCGGACAACACCCTGGCCGCGATCAATGTCACGTACACTGAATCCCCTCCTGAAAGGGAGATGAATGCCCTCAGGGAGTTTGCCGGGGAGTTCGGCGGCAGGGTGAAGGACCTGGTGCTGATCACGAAGGATACGGCGGCGACGGAGGGGGAGGTCAGGTGCGTCCCGCTCTGGACGTGGTTGCTCGGTGTGGGGGATTTGTAGGGGCCTGCAATCGTGTTTTTCTTTTTTCGATCTCTCCCATTCCCATCATCGTCAGGCGGTGGGGGTGGCACGCGGGCGTGTACAATACCTGGCATGGCTACTGTATCCCCATCAAAATCCCGGCCAGCGCGAAGAGGAGGAGGCCGTTGACCACGACGACGCCCGCGATCACCATGCCCGAGACGAGGCCGGGCACGAGCATGCTGACGCCGAAGGCGATCGCAACGAGGTTCAGCACCGTCTGAGTGACCAGCAATTTCTTCAGGGCCGGGGGGATGGGCCCGGCCGTCGGGTCTCCGCCGCCCCGGAGCACCGGGAGAAACCGCCCGGCGAGGAGGACGCCGCCCCCGACGATGTTCAGGAGGCCGAGGAGGACCCTGAGCAGGTCGGTCAGGACGCCCGGCACGATGCAGGCGACGACCCCCAGGGCGGCGAAGACGGCCCCGATCAGGACCATGAGCCAGGAGCGGGTGTACTGGCCCACCGGCGTCTCCCCCAGGGCCATCATCTGGATGGCCATGATGACCATCAGCAGGCCGAGCTGACCGTCAGGGGAGAAGGGGATCGCCCCCAGGTTGACCGGGAAGAGGAGGAGGCCGAGGAGCACCAGGAGGGTGGCGACGACGAGGATGGTGGCGACCGGGAGGGAGACCGAGGCGTCCCGGAAAATCCTCCACCCGCCCCCTGCCTGCGGGTCGTCGGGCGTCATGTCTCCCCCTGGGGGTACGCCCTCGCCGTCTTCTGAATGCTCCACGCGAGATAGAAGAAAAAGACGCCGTAGAGGACGAGGAGCACCGCCGTCTGCGGGTCGGTCGTGATGCCGGGGAGGAGGGTGACAAGGCCGAGGGCGACCGAGAGGAGGTACACGCCCGTGCAGGCGAGAGTCAGGTGCCGCAGGACGCCGGGCACCTTCAGCCACGTCCGCGCCCTCCCTTCGACGAGGAACAGTTGGAGGAGAAGAGCGGTCCCGCCGCCGGCGAGGAGGACGCCGACCAGGATGCGGACGGGTGCGGTCAGGGTGCCGGGGATGAAGCAGGCGACCATGCCGACGACCGCCGTGCAGATGCCGAGCACGACGACAGCCCACGACCGGCGGAGGTCGCC
Above is a genomic segment from Methanofollis sp. containing:
- a CDS encoding flavodoxin family protein translates to MKVVAFNGSPKGEESNTHVMVDAFLEGAAQAGADVENVFLAEKKIDHCLGCFQCWASPAGRCVLKDDMAELIGLYSSADIVVFATPLHNDNVSSRLKIFIDRLLPLADPHFVVDAGGETVHPSRGGKIPTFVMIANCGFPEQSHFQVLRLLAQRMARNYKTEFVAEIYRGGGPWLTEPAAAEAVARYRDQVRAAGGEVVTAGRLSEGTRQRLEEPLVPSPEYVEIYRQAVNRYWDDLWSGQG
- a CDS encoding ATP-binding protein, producing the protein MADLLELLVALNPWWSSRDFETGVRRERYLAKIKKYCASGEIVVLSGVRRSGKTTLLYQMIHDLIHTQGVDPRSILFVNCDEPALARLDHPLETVLDTYRSEVWSEEGAWLVFDEVQAIAGWERWVKATYDRGQFRLVISGSSSYLLDSEISTLISGRYLAVTVYPLDFSEYLLFRGVKIGADPIALTAMKYDLLRLLGQYIREGGFPQAVRQVYEGMKVDQLRAYYDSIVYRDIVRVNEVRNQRAMSDLLSYLLTNISSPYSYRQLERVLGIEATTIQEYIHYAEMARVLFEVQYFSYSLKVQARNSKKVYCIDTGLRNAVSFTFSADEGRCVENLVFLELRRRGYEPYYWKKSGEVDFVLKNPDNTLAAINVTYTESPPEREMNALREFAGEFGGRVKDLVLITKDTAATEGEVRCVPLWTWLLGVGDL